Proteins encoded by one window of Bdellovibrio bacteriovorus:
- a CDS encoding ABC transporter permease, with protein MAKVWALARTTLREMLRERVFLVVVLIAVALLALSFLLGALSFAEQQKILTDFGFLAIQIAALGVSLFSGSYLLAKEIEKQTCLLILSRPVSRDQFILGKLFGVLALNTLLISALALLLCVLLGLWKTPEVLGTYAIICLSLWFESAIILCLVICFSLIVRPVLALGAGVMVFLLGHWLGDLSFFAEKSKEALFIQAVQVFHWITPNFYRMNWKSFYFLENGIPAQNVLWMVAHMTGWALLLVLITNFFFRRKDIV; from the coding sequence CTTGGTGGTGGTCCTTATTGCCGTCGCATTGCTGGCACTCAGTTTTCTCTTAGGAGCTTTGTCTTTCGCGGAACAACAGAAAATTCTGACTGATTTTGGTTTCCTGGCGATTCAAATAGCGGCCTTGGGTGTCTCTCTTTTTTCAGGTTCTTATCTACTTGCGAAAGAAATCGAAAAACAAACCTGTTTATTAATACTTTCTCGTCCCGTCAGTCGTGATCAATTTATCTTGGGAAAACTTTTTGGCGTTCTGGCTTTAAATACCCTTTTGATCAGTGCCTTGGCTTTGCTTTTGTGTGTTTTGTTAGGTCTTTGGAAAACACCGGAAGTCTTAGGAACTTACGCCATCATCTGCCTTAGCTTATGGTTTGAAAGTGCCATCATTCTTTGTCTGGTCATTTGTTTCAGTCTTATTGTTCGTCCGGTACTGGCGCTGGGTGCCGGAGTGATGGTGTTTCTTTTAGGACATTGGCTGGGCGATCTATCGTTCTTTGCTGAAAAAAGCAAAGAGGCGTTGTTCATCCAAGCAGTTCAGGTTTTCCACTGGATTACTCCCAATTTTTATCGCATGAACTGGAAGTCTTTTTACTTCCTGGAAAACGGTATCCCTGCGCAAAACGTTCTATGGATGGTCGCGCACATGACGGGATGGGCCCTTTTATTAGTTTTAATTACGAATTTCTTCTTCAGGAGAAAAGACATTGTTTGA
- a CDS encoding prepilin peptidase, whose translation MFDQDVFFLIVFFILGAIFGSFGNVVIYRLPKEESVVKPRSYCYSCKKQIKWYDNIPILSWFVLRGRCRNCGAKFSFRYPLVEIIMASLFALSYHYVGFSWSLLEYLIFIFGLVVCTFIDFDHMILPDEFTLSGIVIGLVGAALNPHREFMDAFLGVLMGGGFLWGMAYVYYLLTKNEGMGGGDIKLLAWIGALLGWKAIPFVIMSSAIVGSVIGIIMSRKQKAGLKTVIPFGPYLALGAIFYLFGGETIALWYFDLFLPGV comes from the coding sequence TTGTTTGATCAGGACGTTTTCTTTCTTATCGTCTTCTTTATTCTGGGTGCTATTTTCGGAAGCTTCGGTAACGTTGTCATCTATCGTCTTCCTAAAGAGGAAAGTGTCGTTAAGCCTCGCAGTTATTGTTACAGCTGCAAAAAGCAAATCAAATGGTACGACAATATTCCAATTCTTAGCTGGTTTGTTTTGCGCGGTCGTTGCCGTAACTGTGGTGCCAAATTCTCTTTCCGCTATCCGCTAGTAGAAATCATCATGGCCTCGCTGTTTGCTCTCAGTTACCACTACGTAGGCTTTTCATGGTCTCTCCTTGAATACTTAATTTTTATCTTCGGCCTTGTGGTTTGTACCTTCATTGATTTTGACCATATGATTTTGCCCGATGAGTTCACTCTTTCGGGTATTGTTATTGGTTTGGTTGGAGCCGCTTTAAATCCTCACCGTGAATTTATGGACGCTTTTTTGGGTGTTCTCATGGGGGGCGGATTTTTGTGGGGTATGGCTTACGTTTACTACTTGCTCACAAAAAACGAAGGTATGGGTGGAGGAGATATCAAACTTCTTGCCTGGATTGGTGCGCTCTTAGGATGGAAGGCCATTCCCTTTGTGATCATGTCATCCGCCATCGTCGGAAGTGTCATTGGTATTATCATGTCCAGAAAACAGAAAGCTGGACTAAAGACGGTGATTCCTTTCGGTCCTTATCTAGCTTTAGGAGCGATTTTCTATCTTTTCGGCGGAGAGACTATCGCTCTTTGGTACTTTGACCTGTTCTTGCCCGGAGTCTAG
- the pilM gene encoding type IV pilus assembly protein PilM: protein MFFKSKKVIGLDIGTSSIKLAEMDFNGKGAQLLSFGFAPTPPNAVSGGEIVDIGSVGVAIQSLVNEVKSKRKSLATAMWGTAVIVKKITIPRMDKKLIKDQIRFEAEQYIPFDINNISLAHHILTGSSSPDTMDILLIAAQNELVTQYTQVIEISGLNCGVLDVSGFALANAFELNYGKIPGEVIGLLNFGAAITNFVVVQNGEVIFCRDIPVGGANYTNEIHKAMGVTVAEAEALKLSAISRREVPDEVHSIISATNEAVTEEIRSSLDFLSATTNGLVLNRCFYTGGSSATSGLTETVSRVTGILMEPFNPFLRVKANPKKFSPEYLEQISSFAAVVTGLALREVGDAT, encoded by the coding sequence ATGTTTTTTAAGTCAAAGAAAGTTATCGGACTCGATATCGGAACGAGTTCCATCAAGCTTGCTGAAATGGACTTCAATGGCAAAGGAGCCCAACTGCTTTCTTTTGGTTTCGCACCAACTCCTCCGAACGCCGTATCCGGTGGAGAAATCGTGGACATCGGCTCCGTCGGTGTAGCGATTCAATCCTTAGTAAATGAAGTTAAATCCAAACGCAAAAGTTTAGCGACAGCGATGTGGGGAACGGCGGTGATCGTAAAAAAAATCACGATCCCGCGCATGGATAAGAAGCTCATTAAAGATCAGATTCGCTTCGAAGCCGAACAGTACATTCCTTTTGATATCAACAACATCAGCTTAGCCCATCACATTCTCACTGGCAGTAGCTCTCCAGATACGATGGATATCTTGTTGATCGCGGCCCAGAACGAACTCGTCACTCAATACACTCAAGTTATTGAGATCAGCGGGCTTAACTGTGGCGTTTTAGATGTGAGCGGTTTTGCTCTCGCAAATGCCTTTGAATTGAACTACGGAAAAATTCCTGGCGAAGTGATTGGTCTTCTGAATTTCGGAGCCGCCATCACGAACTTCGTCGTGGTTCAAAATGGCGAAGTGATTTTCTGCCGTGATATCCCTGTTGGTGGCGCGAACTACACAAACGAAATCCATAAAGCGATGGGTGTGACGGTGGCTGAAGCCGAAGCATTGAAGCTAAGTGCAATTTCACGCCGTGAAGTTCCCGATGAAGTTCACTCTATCATCAGTGCAACAAATGAGGCAGTGACCGAAGAGATTCGCAGCAGTTTGGATTTCTTGAGCGCGACGACAAATGGTCTGGTTTTGAACCGTTGTTTCTACACGGGGGGAAGTTCTGCGACCTCAGGTCTGACAGAAACTGTTTCTCGCGTGACCGGCATTCTAATGGAACCGTTCAATCCGTTCTTGCGTGTCAAAGCCAATCCTAAAAAGTTCTCGCCAGAATACTTGGAACAAATCAGCTCTTTTGCGGCGGTTGTGACGGGCTTGGCACTGCGTGAAGTGGGGGATGCGACATGA
- a CDS encoding PilN domain-containing protein, whose translation MIKINLATSTVSPSVGASLGISSDGFVSPDEARKEALKRLVLLLVGPAALYIYENQNIPGKIADLNAKTQVLSELQSYNSRQAASVAEIKKFKEDEALMAARISALEKLAKDRQREVRVLDLLQSVIPEKAWLTRVQINPDRVNIQGLALSDFEVSAFLEALTKSVFLMDVNLVSSSEVTQDGSVLKKFEISCLLERPE comes from the coding sequence ATGATTAAAATTAATCTTGCCACATCCACAGTCAGTCCTTCGGTAGGCGCTTCTTTAGGGATTTCTTCCGACGGCTTTGTTTCTCCAGATGAAGCCCGTAAGGAAGCGTTAAAGCGTCTGGTTCTTCTTTTGGTGGGACCGGCAGCTTTATATATTTATGAAAACCAGAACATCCCGGGAAAGATTGCTGATCTCAATGCTAAAACTCAAGTTTTAAGCGAACTGCAAAGTTATAACTCCCGTCAGGCCGCTTCAGTTGCTGAGATCAAGAAGTTTAAAGAAGATGAAGCTTTGATGGCTGCGCGTATTTCTGCATTGGAAAAACTGGCAAAAGATCGTCAAAGAGAAGTGCGTGTCTTGGACCTTTTGCAGTCTGTGATTCCTGAAAAAGCCTGGCTGACACGCGTGCAGATCAATCCGGATCGTGTGAATATTCAAGGTCTCGCCCTTAGCGATTTTGAAGTTTCAGCTTTCTTAGAAGCGTTAACTAAAAGCGTGTTTTTAATGGACGTTAATCTTGTCAGTTCCAGCGAAGTCACTCAAGACGGTTCGGTCCTTAAGAAGTTTGAAATCAGCTGCTTGTTGGAGAGACCCGAATGA
- the pilO gene encoding type 4a pilus biogenesis protein PilO, protein MNKFFETLAAQQVSKILFIGLALTGFYWYALYDDGSAIDAQIASVTQQLQEEENKKKDTDATLKQVQEMQEKVGQLSQKYQEISRRLPSALFSIDINKAIDDFARNSGVSVKAKKPAENVKKEVVEEVPVDVTLEGTYAELAQFAFIVSNAERMSRVKNVVVTRPEPVTGGKLKFEGQVVGYKLAPETKKPEGTETPK, encoded by the coding sequence ATGAATAAGTTTTTTGAAACTCTCGCAGCTCAACAAGTCAGTAAGATTCTGTTCATCGGTTTAGCGCTGACAGGGTTTTACTGGTACGCACTCTATGATGACGGCTCGGCTATTGATGCTCAAATCGCCAGCGTGACTCAGCAACTGCAGGAAGAAGAAAATAAAAAGAAAGATACCGACGCGACTTTAAAGCAAGTGCAAGAGATGCAAGAAAAAGTCGGGCAGCTTAGCCAAAAGTATCAAGAAATCTCTCGTCGTCTTCCTTCGGCGTTGTTTTCCATCGACATCAATAAAGCCATTGATGATTTCGCTCGTAATTCGGGCGTAAGTGTGAAGGCGAAAAAGCCTGCGGAAAACGTGAAGAAAGAAGTCGTTGAAGAAGTTCCTGTGGACGTGACCTTAGAGGGAACTTATGCCGAATTAGCGCAGTTCGCATTCATCGTTTCGAATGCAGAGCGTATGTCACGTGTGAAAAATGTGGTGGTAACAAGACCGGAGCCGGTAACGGGCGGTAAGTTGAAATTTGAAGGTCAGGTTGTCGGTTATAAGCTGGCTCCTGAAACCAAGAAACCTGAAGGTACGGAGACTCCCAAGTGA
- a CDS encoding pilus assembly protein PilP, translated as MKSVRWIVSYILVAAIGLWLAFAVSVRFITPAQSQEAPSAGDLPPEFLKEVEATQVPPTGGTPKPVTPPAGSPPAGAPSAGTPPMDPPAAQVPPPGQPNVPPPPMETQFGDGATAPAPQNSNILPGDGYSYDPTGKRDPFKPFRTIRPTVTDAGKAAAEVLEPLQRWEIDRLQIVGILWDVTTPRAMVRDPDGAVFTVTKNSKIGRNEGFVAAIREGEVVVIETRYDDGKSIKEPRVLELRK; from the coding sequence GTGAAGTCTGTAAGATGGATTGTATCTTACATTTTAGTTGCGGCGATTGGACTTTGGCTGGCATTTGCTGTCAGTGTGCGTTTCATCACGCCTGCGCAATCACAAGAAGCTCCTTCGGCAGGGGATCTTCCACCTGAATTTTTAAAAGAAGTGGAAGCGACCCAAGTTCCTCCGACCGGGGGAACACCGAAACCGGTAACACCTCCTGCGGGAAGTCCTCCGGCGGGTGCGCCATCGGCGGGAACGCCTCCCATGGATCCTCCAGCGGCGCAAGTACCGCCACCCGGGCAACCTAATGTTCCCCCTCCACCAATGGAAACTCAGTTTGGTGATGGAGCAACGGCGCCGGCTCCGCAAAATTCAAATATTCTTCCAGGTGATGGATATTCCTACGACCCAACAGGGAAAAGAGACCCGTTCAAACCATTTAGAACGATTCGGCCAACGGTCACAGACGCGGGTAAAGCCGCGGCCGAAGTCTTAGAGCCCTTGCAGCGTTGGGAAATTGATCGACTGCAAATCGTCGGTATTTTGTGGGACGTGACAACTCCAAGAGCCATGGTTCGTGATCCAGATGGAGCTGTGTTTACTGTAACTAAGAACTCTAAAATTGGCCGAAACGAAGGATTTGTAGCGGCGATCCGCGAGGGTGAAGTGGTCGTCATCGAAACAAGATACGACGACGGGAAATCCATCAAAGAGCCTCGCGTGTTAGAGTTGAGAAAATAG
- a CDS encoding type IV pilus secretin PilQ, producing the protein MKGFIRLLILSAMIASLTSCASRPVEDDDLSLDGAESAEVAPADSGAQDDFAEFEDSGSQQQAEAAPAPEGDQDLAIEEEVNQSSDVPQQAETIPPTPAPEETSPTEDPFADTTVADAPTPAPEPAPAPDVPAESTVTETIPTPVEESAPQVANNGEPAMITDLQFKSNETGGTVIVNANKPLTYTTRTNPDLRQFIIEVDNATLPDRLKRSLNTRDIKGSVGAIDAYQNPGSSTARFVIQLREGVSEPTVQSEGNALLIVANSTGDTSVAEAAPVQEQQILPSQNLQEFLAGNTQFYGKKISIETNNMDIRDALNFITEESGVNMVLSEDVKGNISLKLRQVPWDQALVVIMKAKKLGYTRQGNVLRIAPLQDLRAEEDDANKLAQARKNIEPLKVRMFPVSYARVDELEKKIKDFLGDRGRVVGDVRTNALVVTDIEENLERAAKLIASLDTQPPQVLVEGKIVEAKESFTRNIGVNWGATGSPIKLGSTSRGPVNMNPSFSVNPTASTPGNFNLNLSVGTLDVFGTLQAALSLSETEEQVKVISAPRIMTMTNEKADITQTTEVPVRQVTQNGTATQETFQFKPLTMKLEVTPQVTADGSVIMKVNVNRQFQGADTSGAGQGAFAVNSREANTRVLVKNGQTAVIGGIYQSDATDGEQGVPWLREVPYIGSLFKVKNVRKDKTELLVFLTPRIIGAVDSSGPQTQDF; encoded by the coding sequence ATGAAAGGATTCATTAGATTATTAATCCTAAGTGCAATGATTGCATCTTTGACCTCTTGTGCAAGTCGCCCGGTGGAAGACGATGATTTGTCTTTGGACGGTGCTGAGTCTGCGGAAGTAGCGCCGGCTGATTCCGGTGCGCAAGATGATTTCGCCGAATTTGAAGATTCCGGTTCACAGCAGCAGGCAGAGGCCGCTCCCGCACCAGAAGGTGATCAGGATCTAGCGATTGAAGAAGAAGTCAATCAGTCGAGCGATGTTCCTCAGCAGGCGGAAACTATTCCTCCGACACCAGCTCCAGAAGAGACTTCGCCAACAGAAGATCCTTTCGCCGATACAACCGTCGCGGATGCGCCAACGCCAGCTCCTGAACCTGCTCCAGCACCAGATGTGCCTGCAGAATCAACGGTGACAGAGACAATTCCGACTCCAGTTGAAGAGTCGGCTCCGCAAGTCGCGAACAACGGTGAACCGGCAATGATCACGGACCTTCAGTTCAAATCCAACGAGACGGGTGGAACTGTGATTGTGAATGCCAACAAGCCTTTGACGTACACAACTCGTACGAACCCGGACTTGCGTCAGTTCATTATCGAAGTCGACAACGCCACTTTGCCAGATCGTTTGAAGCGTTCATTGAACACTCGCGATATCAAAGGCAGCGTAGGAGCTATTGATGCTTATCAAAATCCAGGCTCATCAACAGCTCGCTTTGTAATTCAACTTCGTGAAGGCGTTTCAGAGCCAACAGTTCAATCTGAAGGTAACGCTCTATTGATCGTGGCTAACAGCACTGGCGATACGAGTGTGGCTGAAGCGGCTCCGGTACAAGAACAACAAATTCTTCCAAGCCAAAATTTGCAAGAATTCCTAGCTGGAAACACTCAGTTCTACGGTAAAAAGATTTCGATCGAAACAAACAATATGGATATTCGCGACGCTTTAAACTTCATCACTGAAGAAAGTGGCGTGAACATGGTTCTTTCCGAAGACGTGAAAGGCAATATCAGCCTGAAACTTCGCCAAGTTCCTTGGGATCAAGCTTTGGTTGTGATCATGAAAGCAAAAAAACTTGGCTACACTCGCCAGGGCAATGTTTTGCGTATCGCTCCTTTGCAAGATTTAAGAGCGGAAGAAGATGATGCCAATAAACTGGCTCAAGCTCGCAAAAACATCGAACCATTAAAAGTTCGCATGTTCCCGGTGAGCTACGCTCGTGTGGATGAGCTGGAAAAGAAAATCAAAGATTTCTTGGGCGACCGTGGCCGCGTGGTGGGCGATGTTCGTACGAATGCTTTGGTGGTGACAGATATCGAAGAGAATTTAGAGCGTGCGGCAAAATTGATTGCAAGCTTAGACACTCAACCTCCGCAAGTCCTTGTCGAAGGTAAAATCGTCGAAGCCAAAGAAAGCTTCACACGTAACATCGGTGTGAACTGGGGAGCGACAGGTTCACCTATTAAGTTGGGATCCACATCTCGTGGTCCGGTGAATATGAATCCAAGTTTCAGCGTGAACCCGACAGCGAGCACTCCAGGAAACTTCAACTTAAATCTAAGTGTGGGTACTTTAGATGTCTTCGGTACTTTGCAAGCGGCGTTGTCTTTGTCTGAAACTGAAGAGCAGGTAAAAGTTATCTCTGCTCCAAGAATTATGACAATGACGAATGAAAAAGCCGACATCACTCAGACGACAGAGGTGCCGGTCCGTCAAGTGACTCAAAACGGGACAGCGACTCAGGAAACGTTCCAGTTCAAACCGTTAACAATGAAACTTGAGGTCACTCCTCAGGTGACAGCCGACGGTTCTGTTATAATGAAAGTGAACGTGAATAGACAGTTCCAAGGTGCTGACACGAGCGGTGCGGGCCAAGGGGCTTTTGCGGTGAACAGTCGTGAAGCCAACACTCGCGTTCTTGTGAAAAACGGTCAGACCGCAGTTATCGGTGGTATCTATCAGAGTGATGCCACAGACGGGGAACAAGGTGTTCCTTGGCTACGGGAAGTCCCTTACATCGGCTCCCTGTTTAAAGTGAAGAACGTGAGAAAAGATAAGACGGAACTTTTGGTATTCTTAACTCCAAGAATCATTGGGGCAGTTGATTCCTCAGGTCCGCAAACTCAAGACTTCTAA
- a CDS encoding replication-associated recombination protein A: MDLFSSSNAALSSSPLSEILRPKNLDEIIGQDKTLGPKSKLGQMLRKGYLPSLIIWGPPGTGKTTFALALSQHFNAHFENINAVDAGAKVLREVGEKGRDRRLQFQQKTVLFVDEIHRFNKAQQDVLLPFVEKGDLVLVGATTENPSYELNRALLSRCRVVVFERLSEEDLSKIVLRAESHYKKPLERILTKEAINNLLEYSDGDARRLINSLEILYNFTKDQEDGERLDVNDMRELLQQNPLGYDKSSEMHYDLISAFIKSVRGSDPDAAVYYLARMIDGGEDPIFIARRLIILASEDIGNADPRAISVAVSGLQAVEAIGLPEGAITLSQVTTYLACCPKSNASYMALNNARALVEKTRTQPVPLHLRSAKTALAKDLGYGRDYRYPHNYPTGWVEQNYLPEELETEPLYEPTNRGFEKNIRDYLNWMKGQKPEK; encoded by the coding sequence ATGGATCTTTTTTCTTCTTCCAACGCCGCTTTAAGTTCATCTCCGCTTTCTGAGATTCTTCGCCCAAAGAATCTAGATGAAATTATCGGCCAAGATAAAACATTGGGACCCAAATCGAAGCTGGGCCAAATGTTGCGAAAAGGATATCTACCTAGCCTTATTATTTGGGGGCCTCCGGGAACGGGTAAAACGACTTTCGCGTTGGCGCTGTCTCAACATTTCAATGCGCATTTCGAAAATATCAATGCGGTCGATGCAGGCGCAAAAGTTTTACGTGAAGTGGGAGAAAAGGGCCGCGATCGCCGATTGCAGTTCCAGCAAAAAACCGTTCTTTTTGTTGACGAGATTCACCGTTTTAATAAAGCCCAACAAGACGTCCTTTTGCCTTTCGTGGAAAAAGGCGATTTGGTCTTAGTCGGAGCGACAACGGAAAATCCCAGCTACGAGTTAAATCGAGCCCTTTTAAGTCGCTGTCGTGTCGTCGTTTTCGAACGTCTTTCAGAAGAGGACTTAAGTAAAATCGTTCTGCGCGCCGAATCTCATTATAAAAAGCCTTTAGAGCGCATTCTTACCAAAGAAGCTATCAACAATCTTTTAGAGTACTCCGACGGAGATGCCCGTCGCCTCATCAACAGTCTTGAAATCCTTTATAACTTTACAAAGGATCAAGAAGACGGGGAGCGCCTCGACGTCAATGACATGCGCGAGCTTTTGCAACAAAATCCCTTGGGTTACGACAAAAGCTCCGAGATGCACTATGATCTTATCTCTGCTTTCATTAAAAGTGTGCGCGGAAGTGATCCTGACGCCGCCGTTTACTATTTAGCTCGCATGATTGACGGCGGAGAAGATCCTATCTTTATCGCCCGTCGTCTGATCATCCTTGCCTCTGAAGATATCGGAAACGCCGATCCCCGCGCAATCTCTGTAGCTGTTTCTGGTTTGCAGGCCGTAGAGGCTATTGGTCTTCCCGAAGGGGCTATCACTCTTTCGCAGGTAACGACTTATCTAGCTTGTTGCCCGAAATCCAACGCTTCTTATATGGCGCTAAATAACGCCCGCGCCTTAGTGGAAAAAACCCGCACTCAACCAGTGCCTCTTCATCTAAGATCTGCAAAAACGGCTCTAGCTAAAGACTTAGGCTACGGCCGTGACTATAGATATCCCCACAATTATCCAACGGGTTGGGTAGAGCAAAACTATCTGCCTGAAGAGCTAGAGACAGAACCACTCTATGAGCCGACAAATAGGGGCTTCGAAAAAAATATCCGAGATTATCTAAATTGGATGAAAGGTCAAAAGCCTGAGAAATAA
- a CDS encoding cupin domain-containing protein — MIITRWQAPIVPSKEQVHMILESEGLEPYDEVYEPQMKVQDHRHPFAEVRVIVSGEMIFNISGNQFVLRPGDRVEIPANTKHSHTAQGAQGCICVCAQRAI; from the coding sequence ATGATCATCACACGCTGGCAAGCTCCGATCGTTCCAAGCAAAGAACAGGTTCATATGATTCTTGAATCAGAAGGCTTGGAACCTTACGACGAAGTTTACGAGCCGCAAATGAAAGTGCAGGATCATCGCCATCCGTTCGCAGAAGTTCGTGTTATTGTTTCTGGAGAAATGATCTTTAATATCTCTGGAAATCAGTTTGTTCTTCGCCCTGGCGATCGTGTGGAAATTCCTGCCAACACAAAGCACTCGCACACCGCTCAAGGTGCGCAGGGTTGCATCTGTGTTTGCGCGCAAAGAGCTATATAG